The genomic region ACACCCATCAGCTCAGCGGCCTTACTTGCCTCGCAACGCCCCTCCAGAACAAGGTTCAGTATCTGTGCTCTCTTCGCTTCTCGCTCGGTCAAATGTAGTCCTCTCATGGACTGACATATTCACTGAGAAGTTACCTACTGACAATATCACTGAGCAAAGACACCTCGCCCCCGCCTGATTGACACCTTCTCCGTCCTTTACTACACTCCAATCCAGTCCACTGTCCCCGCGAACCCAAACTACGAGCCACATCCATGCCCAGCAAAGACAAGCGCGAGTGGGAAGCCCAGTCGCTCAACCCCGTGAAGAAGCGCTTCGGAGAGCGCCAGGAGCGGTTTGAGACCGACTCCGGCATCGAGGTCCAGACGGTGTACACGCCGGAGGACCTGGGTAGCTTCAGATACGCCGAGCGGCTGGGCTACCCAGGCGAGTACCCCTTCACGCGTGGTGTGCAACCGAACATGTACCGCGGCAAGGTCTGGACGATGCGGCAGTACGCCGGCTTCGCCTCGCCGGAGGAGTCCAACCGCCGCTACCGCTACCTGCTGGAGCAAGGCCAGACCGGCCTGAGCGTCGCCTTCGACCTTCCCACGCAGACCGGCTACGACTCCGACCACGCACTCGCCGCCGGCGAAGTGGGCAGGGCAGGGGTACCCATCAGCAGCCTGGCGGACATGGAGCTGCTCTTCAAGGGCATCCCGCTCGACAAGGTCAGCACGTCGATGACGATCAACGCGACGGCCTCGATACTGCTGTCGCTGTACATCGCGGTCGGCAAGAAGCAGGGCGTGCCCGCGACCGAGCTGAACGGCACGATCCAGAACGACATCCTCAAGGAGTACATCGCGCGCGGGACGTACATCTACCCGCCCAGGCCGTCGATGCGCTTCATCACGGACGTGTTCCAGTACTGCAGCACGTCGGTGCCCAAGTGGAACACGATCAGCGTGAGCGGCTACCACATGCGCGAGGCGGGCGCGACGGCAGTGCAGGAGCTCGCCTTCACCTTCGCGAACGGCATCGCATACGTACAGGCGGCGGTGGACGCCGGGCTGGATGTCGATAGCTTCGCGCAGCGCCTCTCGTTCTTCTTCGTCTCCCAGAACAACCTCTTCGAAGAGGTCGCGAAGTTCCGCGCCGCTCGCCGCATGTGGGCGAAGATCATGCGCGAGCGCTTCGGCGCTACGAACCCGAAATCGTGGATGATGCGCTTCCACACCCAGACCGCCGGCGTGACCCTTACTGCGCAGCAGCCCGATAACAACGTCATCCGCACCACCGTGCAGGCGCTCGCGGCCATCCTGGGCGGGACGCAGTCGCTGCACGTCAACTCCAAGGACGAGGCGCTCGCGCTTCCCACCGAAGAGTCGGCGCAGCTCTCCCTTCGCACGCAGCAGATACTCTCACACGAGAGCGGCGTTTCCGAGACCGTCGATCCGCTGGCTGGCTCGTACTACGTCGAAAACCTGACCGACAAGCTGGAAGAGGCCGCGTTCAAGTACATCGGCGAAATCGACCGCCTCGGCGGCGCGGTGGCAGCTCTCGAGGAGGGCTACCAGACCCGCGAGATTCACGACAGCGCATACAAGCTCCAGCGAGAGATCGAGGAGACGAAGCGCATCGTCGTGGGCGTGAACCGGTACCAGTCCGTCACGCCTCCAATCGAGAAGATCCAGACCATCGACCAGGCCGAGACGAAGAAGCAGATCGCGCGGGTCAAGCGCGTCCGCAAGGAGCGCGACAATGCGGCGGTACAAGCATCGCTCAAGCGCCTGAAGACCGTCGCGGTGGGCAAAGAGAATACCGTGCCCGCCATCCTCGAGTGCGTCGAGGCGTACGCCACCGTCGGGGAGATTGCGGACGTATTCCGTGGCGTGTTCGGAGAGCAGCGGGAATTCACGCCGTTCTAGGGGGCTGCGCGGCGGTGGCCTGCCAACCCCACCCAGCCACCCTCTCTGTCAGCCAGAGCGCTGACATCTCCCCCGTCAAGGGGGAGAAAAGAGAGGGGGTGCGGGGTGGCGCCGTTTCCCTCCTCTCCCTTGAGGGAGAGGCCTTTGGGCGCTCTGGCCCAAAGGGTGAGGGTGGGGTGTAGTGGGCGGCACGGCCTGTAAGCGTAATAGTTGTGCATCAGGAATCCGAAACAGGGGACCTGCGCCCCTGGGAAAGCGCTTGCCATGACAACCCAGAGGCTTAAGCTCAAAGAGGCCAAGTGGCTCTTCTTCGACCTTGGTAACACGCTCCTCAATGAGCAGAAGATGCTGCGCGACTACGTGAACCAGATAGGCGCGCGGTTTCTTGATATGGGTGTGATGGTATCGGAGTCGAAGGTCGAGGCGGCGATGCGCGCGAGCGCCGAAAAGTTCACCCCCGGCATAGCCCAGGGCGCCATTGAGCTCCTCACATCGGACGAGAAGATTCGCGCGTATGTTTACAGGGGCGTGAAGTACAAGATAGATCTTGTGGAGGCGTATCCCGAAGCGAAGGACGTGCTTTCCAAGCTCTCCACCCATTACCACCTCGGCATCGTCGCCAACCAGCACGCGGGGAACGAAGAGCACATCGCCAGGTGGGGCATAGGCCAGTTCTTCAAGGTGATCGTCATCTCCTCCCAGTCGGGGCTGAAGAAGCCGGATGCCGCCGTGTTTTCACGCGCCATCGAGCTGGCCGAGACGAAGGCGGCCGACGCAGTCATGATCGGCGACCGCATCGACGAAGATATTCGCCCGGCCAAGCAGCTGGGCTGGAAAACGGTGCGTGTCACCCAGGGCATCGCCTCCGTGCAGAAGCCGCGTGAGCCCATGGACTACCCGGACGCTACGGTCAGCAATCTGGCCCAGGTGGTAGAGCTGTTCATCTGATGGTCCGCCGGAGACGTCCGCCGCGGCGGACGTCTCTACGAAAAAAGCATAACCAGGACAATACTATGACCCAGAACGCCCCATGCGTGGCGCGACATATCAACCACGTCGCCCTTGCCGTCAAGGACATAAACGACACGCTCGCCTTCTACGGCAAGGTGTTCGGTGTTACCACGAGCGACGTCGAAGAGCTGCCGGACCAGCGCGTCAAGGCGGCGCTCGTCAGGGTAGGGGGCTCCCAGCTTGAGATCATCCAGCCGACGGACGCGGAGAGCGGCGTCGCGAAGTTCATCGACAAGCGCGGCGAGGGCGTGCACCACATCGCGTTCGAGGTGGACGACCTGCAGGGCACGCTCACCCGCCTCGGCGCGACGGGGGTGGACCTGATCGACAAGTCTCCCCGGCACGGCCTATCCGGCACCATCGGCTTCATCCACCCGAAGGCGACGCGCGGCGTGCTCATCGAGCTCGTGGACGCCGAGTCCGCCCGGAGGTAACGTGAACGTGAGCAGCCAGACCGAGATCATCCGCGTCCTCGTCGCCAAGCCCGGCCTGGACGGGCACGACCGCGGCGCGAAGATCATCGCTCGCGCCCTCCGCGACGCCGGCATGGAGGTCATCTACACGGGCATCCGCCAGGCCCCGGAGATGATCGTGGAGACGGCGCTGCAGGAGGATGTGGACGTCATCGGCCTCAGCATCCTCTCGGGCGCGCACATGGAGCTCTTCCCGCAGATTTTCGAGGGGCTGAAGAGGAACGAGATAGACGACATCATTGTCGTCGCCGGAGGCATCATCCCGGACGCCGACCGCGCCGCGCTGGAGAAGATCGGCGTAAGGGCCATCTTCGGCCCGGGCACGCCGACAACGGAGATAGCGGAGTTCATTACGAAGGCTGTCGCCGAAAAGCGGGCGAAGGGCTAGGGGCGCCGCGTGTTCTGGATTTACGTCATCCTGGCGCTGCTCGCGGCGCTGGCAGTCATTGTCGCAGCCCTCATTATCGCCATCCGCCTCCTCAGCGCCCGGGAGCCCTATGCCTCGTTCCTCAAGCTCCGCCTGAAGCACAAGGCCGCGTTCTTCAAGCTCCTCATAACCGACCGCCGAGTGCCCTGGTACGTCAAGGCGATACCCTTCTTCCTCGTCATCTACCTCGCCTCG from SAR202 cluster bacterium harbors:
- a CDS encoding HAD family hydrolase, which codes for MTTQRLKLKEAKWLFFDLGNTLLNEQKMLRDYVNQIGARFLDMGVMVSESKVEAAMRASAEKFTPGIAQGAIELLTSDEKIRAYVYRGVKYKIDLVEAYPEAKDVLSKLSTHYHLGIVANQHAGNEEHIARWGIGQFFKVIVISSQSGLKKPDAAVFSRAIELAETKAADAVMIGDRIDEDIRPAKQLGWKTVRVTQGIASVQKPREPMDYPDATVSNLAQVVELFI
- a CDS encoding methylmalonyl-CoA mutase — its product is MPSKDKREWEAQSLNPVKKRFGERQERFETDSGIEVQTVYTPEDLGSFRYAERLGYPGEYPFTRGVQPNMYRGKVWTMRQYAGFASPEESNRRYRYLLEQGQTGLSVAFDLPTQTGYDSDHALAAGEVGRAGVPISSLADMELLFKGIPLDKVSTSMTINATASILLSLYIAVGKKQGVPATELNGTIQNDILKEYIARGTYIYPPRPSMRFITDVFQYCSTSVPKWNTISVSGYHMREAGATAVQELAFTFANGIAYVQAAVDAGLDVDSFAQRLSFFFVSQNNLFEEVAKFRAARRMWAKIMRERFGATNPKSWMMRFHTQTAGVTLTAQQPDNNVIRTTVQALAAILGGTQSLHVNSKDEALALPTEESAQLSLRTQQILSHESGVSETVDPLAGSYYVENLTDKLEEAAFKYIGEIDRLGGAVAALEEGYQTREIHDSAYKLQREIEETKRIVVGVNRYQSVTPPIEKIQTIDQAETKKQIARVKRVRKERDNAAVQASLKRLKTVAVGKENTVPAILECVEAYATVGEIADVFRGVFGEQREFTPF
- the mce gene encoding methylmalonyl-CoA epimerase, giving the protein MTQNAPCVARHINHVALAVKDINDTLAFYGKVFGVTTSDVEELPDQRVKAALVRVGGSQLEIIQPTDAESGVAKFIDKRGEGVHHIAFEVDDLQGTLTRLGATGVDLIDKSPRHGLSGTIGFIHPKATRGVLIELVDAESARR
- a CDS encoding cobalamin B12-binding domain-containing protein; its protein translation is MIRVLVAKPGLDGHDRGAKIIARALRDAGMEVIYTGIRQAPEMIVETALQEDVDVIGLSILSGAHMELFPQIFEGLKRNEIDDIIVVAGGIIPDADRAALEKIGVRAIFGPGTPTTEIAEFITKAVAEKRAKG